From a single Nicotiana tomentosiformis chromosome 2, ASM39032v3, whole genome shotgun sequence genomic region:
- the LOC104089411 gene encoding uncharacterized protein isoform X2: MATTSLRTPTTTVRPPSTPVSASAVKPNCITFLSYLHRRRGQTALLPRRCRIHHSANTIVQLPHRSVEKFIVFASNGDAAEAAQTETQEPEQEVQESEQEENVDGAAAEDASDEGDNAAADETASFIATSLQLYRDALANNDDSKVAEIEISLKSIEEEKIELQRKVASLTEELSSERDRVLRISADFDNFRKRTERERLSLVKNAQGEVVEKLLSVLDNFERAKMQIKVATEGEEKINNSYQSISKQFGEILGSLGVETVETVGKPFDPLASSRVGSKFSRIIDELFQKLSNIYSVFRKTST; the protein is encoded by the exons ATGGCCACCACTTCCCTTAGAACGCCCACCACTACCGTAAGGCCGCCGTCCACCCCCGTCAGCGCCTCCGCGGTGAAACCCAATTGTATCACTTTCTTATCCTACTTACACCGCAGACGGGGGCAGACTGCACTACTTCCCCGACGGTGTCGTATTCACCACTCCGCTAACACAATTGTTCAGCTGCCGCACCGGTCGGTTGAGAAATTTATAGTCTTTGCTTCAAATGGGGATGCTGCTGAGGCCGCTCAAACCGAGACTCAGGAACCTGAGCAGGAGGTACAAGAATCCGAGCAGGAG GAGAATGTAGATGGTGCTGCTGCTGAAGATGCTTCGGATGAGGGTGACAATGCAGCTGCAGATGAAACTGCATCATTCATTGCAACTTCATTGCAGTTGTACAGAGATGCTTTAGCAAATAATGACGATTCAAAAGTTGCAGAGATAGAAATTTCCCTCAAGTCCATAGAAGAAGAGAAAATTGAACTTCAGAGAAAAGTAGCCTCATTGACCGAAGAACTGTCAAGTGAGAGGGACCGGGTTCTTAGAATCAGCGCTGACTTCGACAATTTCCGTAAGAGAACAGAGAGAGAAAGACTTTCTCTTGTGAAGAATGCACAAGGGGAAGTTGTCGAGAAACTTCTATCTGTTCTGGACAATTTTGAGAGGGCGAAAATGCAAATCAAGGTGGCAACAGAGGGAGAAGAGAAAATTAATAATAGTTATCAGAGCATTTCTAAACAATTTGGGGAAATCCTTGGATCTCTTGGTGTTGAGACTGTGGAGACAGTTGGGAAGCCATTCGACCCATTG GCCAGTTCCCGAGTTGGCTCAAAATTCAGTCGAATTATTGATGAGCTTTTTCAAAAGCTGTCTAACATCTATTCGGTTTTTAGGAAGACCTCGACCTGA
- the LOC104089411 gene encoding uncharacterized protein isoform X1 — MATTSLRTPTTTVRPPSTPVSASAVKPNCITFLSYLHRRRGQTALLPRRCRIHHSANTIVQLPHRSVEKFIVFASNGDAAEAAQTETQEPEQEVQESEQEENVDGAAAEDASDEGDNAAADETASFIATSLQLYRDALANNDDSKVAEIEISLKSIEEEKIELQRKVASLTEELSSERDRVLRISADFDNFRKRTERERLSLVKNAQGEVVEKLLSVLDNFERAKMQIKVATEGEEKINNSYQSISKQFGEILGSLGVETVETVGKPFDPLLHEAIMREDSEEFEEGVVLEEYRKGFKLGDRLLRPSMVKVSAGPGPAKPETAEPKEEQNEVEEKSEEGTAETAGDEGTGEGGN, encoded by the exons ATGGCCACCACTTCCCTTAGAACGCCCACCACTACCGTAAGGCCGCCGTCCACCCCCGTCAGCGCCTCCGCGGTGAAACCCAATTGTATCACTTTCTTATCCTACTTACACCGCAGACGGGGGCAGACTGCACTACTTCCCCGACGGTGTCGTATTCACCACTCCGCTAACACAATTGTTCAGCTGCCGCACCGGTCGGTTGAGAAATTTATAGTCTTTGCTTCAAATGGGGATGCTGCTGAGGCCGCTCAAACCGAGACTCAGGAACCTGAGCAGGAGGTACAAGAATCCGAGCAGGAG GAGAATGTAGATGGTGCTGCTGCTGAAGATGCTTCGGATGAGGGTGACAATGCAGCTGCAGATGAAACTGCATCATTCATTGCAACTTCATTGCAGTTGTACAGAGATGCTTTAGCAAATAATGACGATTCAAAAGTTGCAGAGATAGAAATTTCCCTCAAGTCCATAGAAGAAGAGAAAATTGAACTTCAGAGAAAAGTAGCCTCATTGACCGAAGAACTGTCAAGTGAGAGGGACCGGGTTCTTAGAATCAGCGCTGACTTCGACAATTTCCGTAAGAGAACAGAGAGAGAAAGACTTTCTCTTGTGAAGAATGCACAAGGGGAAGTTGTCGAGAAACTTCTATCTGTTCTGGACAATTTTGAGAGGGCGAAAATGCAAATCAAGGTGGCAACAGAGGGAGAAGAGAAAATTAATAATAGTTATCAGAGCATTTCTAAACAATTTGGGGAAATCCTTGGATCTCTTGGTGTTGAGACTGTGGAGACAGTTGGGAAGCCATTCGACCCATTG CTGCACGAAGCTATAATGCGTGAGGATTCAGAGGAATTTGAAGAAGGTGTTGTATTAGAAGAATATCGCAAAGGTTTCAAACTTGGAGACAGACTCTTACGTCCTTCAATGGTGAAGGTGTCGGCTGGCCCAGGGCCGGCAAAGCCAGAGACAGCGGAGCCTAAAGAAGAGCAAAACGAAGTCGAGGAGAAGAGTGAGGAAGGTACTGCTGAAACAGCAGGTGATGAAGGGACAGGTGAAGGAGGTAACTAA